The Pectobacterium parmentieri genome segment CGTTGTGTGGCGATACGTAAATCGTGAATGTGCTGATAGCAATCCTGTTCCTCCACCGAACTGCTCATCAGCCGCTCACGTAGTTCGGGGGACAACGATGTCAGAGACAGCACATCGCCGTCCGGCGTATTCGCGCAGACGACCTCCAGCAGGTTGCGCAGTTCCCGTACATTGCCGGGAAAGTCATATCCCATTAATTGGCGAAGGAAAGTACGGCTTAACGGCCCAACGTGCTTTTGTCGTTCGTCCGCAAATTGATCGATAAAGTGTTCGCACAGCAGGCGAATATCGTCCGGCCGCTCACGCAGCGGCGCGAGCTGCAATAGACACTGGCAGAGGCGATGGTAGAGATCCTGCCGAAACACCCCGTCAGACACCTGTTGTTCCAGCGGCTGATGCGTCGCGGCGATCAAACGGAAGTCAGAATGAACCTCTTTATCCGCACCGAGGGAACGGAAGCTATGCGTCTCCAATACCCTTAACAGCTTGGCCTGCATGGCCTGCGGCATATCGCCGACCTCATCCAAAAACAGGGTTCCACCATTAGCCTGTTCTACCAGACCTACTTTGTTGCTTTGCGCGCCGGAGAACGCCCCTTTTTGATAGCCAAACAGCTCGCTCTCAATCAGATTTTCGGGGATTGCGGCACAGTTGATGGCAATAAAGGGCTTGTCGGCACGTTCAGAACACTGATGCAGCAGTCGCGCCACCACTTCTTTCCCTGAACCGGTTTCGCCCTGAATCAGCACCGAAAGACGGTGTTTTGCCGCCTGATAAATCTGCTGATGTAGCGCTTTCATCACGGCAGACTGCCCCACCAACGTGGTTTCCACCCGTTTTTCCTGCTCGCGACGGCTCTGCCCTTCATCCTTAATCTGGCGGAGCGAATCTCTCAGCGCGACCTGTTCCCGCCGGGTATGCGCCAGCTCACGCAGCAGCATCAGTTGACGACAAAACACCTGCGTCAGTTGTTCGCATTCTCCCTGCTGATGCAGCGTTTGCAGGCGCGCCGGCGTATCCAACAGCGCCAGCACTGCCAGCGGCTTACCGCCATCCGACAGCAGCGGCAGCGCGTGAAGCCCGCAACTCGCCCCGACAGAGATC includes the following:
- a CDS encoding sigma-54 interaction domain-containing protein; protein product: MQHALKLALALTQQHDEASLCGWLLEAMQAAWQPQGMLLGMVDVSGRQLICQGRVHETPVALSLGVDDFSHPLAYALHKNQARTWDSLYGGARIEHREFQQMLISVGASCGLHALPLLSDGGKPLAVLALLDTPARLQTLHQQGECEQLTQVFCRQLMLLRELAHTRREQVALRDSLRQIKDEGQSRREQEKRVETTLVGQSAVMKALHQQIYQAAKHRLSVLIQGETGSGKEVVARLLHQCSERADKPFIAINCAAIPENLIESELFGYQKGAFSGAQSNKVGLVEQANGGTLFLDEVGDMPQAMQAKLLRVLETHSFRSLGADKEVHSDFRLIAATHQPLEQQVSDGVFRQDLYHRLCQCLLQLAPLRERPDDIRLLCEHFIDQFADERQKHVGPLSRTFLRQLMGYDFPGNVRELRNLLEVVCANTPDGDVLSLTSLSPELRERLMSSSVEEQDCYQHIHDLRIATQRYEAAVIEARLRQFQGNRLLVADSLNIPKRTLDHKCQKLEVN